In the Salarias fasciatus chromosome 13, fSalaFa1.1, whole genome shotgun sequence genome, one interval contains:
- the adss2 gene encoding adenylosuccinate synthetase isozyme 2, giving the protein MSESGSQEAAAAPNGSPTKRASRPAVGNKVTVVLGAQWGDEGKGKVVDLLAQDADMVCRCQGGNNAGHTVVVDSVEYDFHLLPSGIINPKVTAFIGNGVVIHLPGLFEEAQSNECKGNSLKDWEKRLIISDRAHIVFDFHQAVDGVQEQQRQEQAGKNLGTTKKGIGPVYSAKAARSGLRICDLLADFTQFSERFKVLAQQYKSMYPTLEIDVEGELVKLKTYVEQIKPMVRDGVHYMYEALHGPPKKILVEGANAALLDIDFGTYPFVTSSNCTVGGVCTGLGMPPQNVGEVYGVVKAYTTRVGIGAFPSEQDNEIGELLQTRGKEVGVTTGRKRRCGWLDLVLIKYAHMINGFTALALTKLDILDVLPEIKVGVAYKVDNQVIPHFPANQEVLQRVEVQYKTLPGWNSDTSAARSFEDLPENAQKYVRFVEDHVGVPVKWIGVGKSRESMIQLF; this is encoded by the exons ATGTCGGAAAGCGGGAGCCAGGAAGCCGCCGCGGCCCCGAACGGCAGCCCCACGAAACGGGCATCACGACCCGCCGTGGGCAACAAAGTGACCGTGGTGCTCGGAGCGCAGTGGGGCGACGAGGGGAAGGGAAAAGTTGTGGATCTCCTGGCACAAGACGCCGACATGGTGTGCAGATGTCAG gGCGGCAACAACGCAGGACACACAGTGGTGGTCGACTCGGTGGAGTACGACTTTCACCTCCTCCCCAGCGGCATCATCAACCCCAAGGTCACCGCTTTCATCG GCAACGGTGTGGTGATCCATCTCCCGGGCCTGTTTGAAGAGGCACAATCAAACGAATGCAAAGGGAACA GCCTGAAGGACTGGGAGAAAAGACTGATAATCTCTGACCGAGCACACATCG TGTTTGACTTCCACCAAGCGGTTGATGGCGTTCAGGAACAGCAGAGGCAGGAGCAAGCAGGCAAGAA CCTCGGGACGACGAAGAAGGGCATCGGTCCGGTGTACTCGGCCAAGGCGGCCCGCAGCGGCCTCAGGATATGCGACCTGCTGGCGGACTTCACACAGTTCTCTGAAAG GTTCAAGGTTTTGGCCCAGCAGTACAAATCGATGTACCCGACCCTGGAGATCGACGTCGAGGGGGAGCTGGTCAAACTGAAG ACCTACGTGGAGCAGATCAAGCCCATGGTGCGGGACGGCGTGCATTACATGTACGAGGCTCTCCACGGCCCCCCCAAGAAGATCCTGGTGGAAGGCGCCAACGCGGCGCTGCTGGACATCGACTTCG GGACGTACCCGTTCGTGACGTCCTCCAACTGCACGGTGGGAGGGGTGTGCACGGGCCTCGGCATGCCGCCCCAGAACGTGGGCGAGGTCTACGGCGTGGTGAAGGCGTACACCACCAGAGTGGGCATCGGCGCCTTCCCCTCGGAGCAGGACAAC gaGATCGGCGAGCTGCTTCAGACCCGGGGGAAGGAGGTCGGCGTGACCACCGGCAGGAAGCGGAGATGTGGCTGGCTGGACCTGGTGCTGATCAAATACGCACACATGATTAATGGCTTCACTGC TTTGGCGCTGACCAAACTCGACATCCTGGACGTGCTCCCGGAGATCAAGGTGGGCGTCGCCTACAAAGTGGACAACCAAGTAATACCTCATTTCCCAG ccaatcaggaggTGTTGCAGCGCGTGGAAGTTCAATACAAGACGCTGCCCGGCTGGAACAGCGACACCTCGGCCGCCAGGAGCTTCGAGGATCTGCCCGAGAACGCCCAGAAGTACGTCCGCTTCGTGGAGGACCACGTGGGAGTGCCTG tgaaATGGATCGGAGTGGGGAAGAGCCGGGAGTCCATGATCCAGCTGTTCtag